The Myxococcota bacterium genomic interval CGGAGAAGCGCGGAGCGTCGGGCCCGGCGACCGCGCTGCGCACGGCGGAGCGGATGCCGTCGGCGCCGATCAGCACTTCGCCGCTCGCGCGCATGCCGCGCTCCGTCTCGATGCTGACCCGCTCCGGCGACTGAGTCACCGAGCTGACGCGCTGGCCCAGGTGGATGCGCACGCCGGGGCAGGCGTGCGCGGCGGTCAAGAGCGCGGTTCGAAGGTCGCCGCGGTGCAGCCCGTACATCGGCGCGCCGTAGTGAGCCGCGTACGACTCACCGAGCGCGACGCCCGCGACGTGGAAGCCGGTCCGCCCGTCGCGCAGGCGCGACCCGGGCACGAAGCTCTTCACCGGCTCGAGCAGCGGGTCCAGCCCGAGCGCCGTGAGCACGCGGGCGCCGTTCGCCCAGATCGTGATGCCCGCGCCCAGCTCGCGGGGCTCGATCTGCTGCTCGAGGACGTCGACCTCGAAGCCCCGCTGTGACAGCGCGATCGCCGCAGCGAGCCCGGCGATCCCGCCTCCCGACACCAGCACCGCCACGCGGAGCAGCTTAACACGGTGACTTGTGCTGGAATGAGGTCGTGCCTCGCGCGGGCGAGGTGCAGAGACTGATGGAAAACACCCTGGGGGGAGAAACGAAGCGCTCGTAGCCTGAAAGCAACACCACCCATAAGCAGGAGTGAGTCATGAGCTTATTGCCTTTGATCATCAATCTGATCAGCGGAGCCGTCGGCGGAAACGTCGCCGGAAGCCTGCTCAAGCAATACGACCTGGGCACTCTCTGGAACTCCGTCGCGGGCATCGTCGGGGGCGGCCTCGGCGGCCAGATCCTCGGCATGCTGATCCCGGCCATGGCCGGAGCGAGCGGCGGAACCGATCTCGGATCGATCGTGGGACAGGTGGCTGGAGGCGGAGTCGGGGGCGCGATCCTCATGGTCATCGTCGGCCTGATCCGGCAGGCGATGGGCGGGGCACCCGCCACGAAGTAACACCCTTTCGTCGAGCGTCCTCGCGGCCGCGTGTGCGGGCCGCGAGGACGTCTCCGCGGAGGCGCAGTGAGTCGAGCTCTCTGGATGTCACTGCTCGGGGTGGTCGCGCTCGCCGCGTGCGCGTTCACCGAGCAGGGCCGGAGCGACCGGCTGCGGGAGATGTATCCGCGCGGAACGGCCCGGGCGGACGTCATCGAAAGGTTCAAGCAAGAGCCGGAGATCTCCGAGCTCAGGCCGGCCGCGGGCTGGGCCTCGCTCCCCAAGGCCTTCCTCGCGGAGCGCGGGGCGCGAGCAGAACAGCGCGTGGGCGGCTCGCCCGCGCGTCTCGACGTGTACGTCGCCTACCCCGACGGGGTCTTCTCGCTCTGCAACGTGTGGTTCTACTACGACGAGAACGACCGCGTGCTCGACACCGAGTGGCAGTACCACTCGGACTGACCGGAGCCGTCAGCGCGGGCGGTTCGCGACCAGCGGCGCGTAGCGGTCGAGGATCGCCAGGATCTTCGACTCTTCCTGGGTCGGAAGCGGCAGGATCACGCGGCGCACGCCGAGCTTGGCCAGCTTGTCGAGCTCGCCCGGCGCGGTGGGCGCGGCGAACACGCTGACGTCGAGCTTGCGGAAGTCGCGGCTGCGCTTGACGCAGGCCTGCTCGAGCTCTTTGAGTCGCTCCTTCAGGTCGCACGAGCCCATGATCGGCATCCAGCCGTCGGCGTACTCGGCCACGCGCTCCACCGCCTGGCGCGAGCTGGCGCCGATCAGGATCGGCGGGTGCGGCTTCTGTACCGGCTTGGGCTCGCTCCACACGGCGTCGAAGCCGACGTGCTTGCCGTGGAAGGCGGCGTCCTTCTTGGTCCAGACCTCTTTCATGGCGAGGATGGACTCGCGCGTGACCGCCCAGCGGTCCTTGAACCGGACGCCGTGGTTCTCGAGCTCCTCGGCGTTCCAGCCCGCGCCGATGCCGAACAGGAAGCGGCCGTTCGA includes:
- a CDS encoding LLM class F420-dependent oxidoreductase; protein product: MEIGLSIFPTTDSIHPVRLGKEAEARGFESLFFIEHTHIPASRKTPYPLGGDLPSIYWQAYDPFVALAQVAAVTTQLRVGTGICLVPEHHPLALAKRIASLDSLSNGRFLFGIGAGWNAEELENHGVRFKDRWAVTRESILAMKEVWTKKDAAFHGKHVGFDAVWSEPKPVQKPHPPILIGASSRQAVERVAEYADGWMPIMGSCDLKERLKELEQACVKRSRDFRKLDVSVFAAPTAPGELDKLAKLGVRRVILPLPTQEESKILAILDRYAPLVANRPR